A stretch of DNA from Nitrospirota bacterium:
TGAACAGCCTGAAATAGTAGGGGCAGGTCCCTGTGCCTGCCCTGTAAAATGTTAAAAGGATTGAAGTGTTGATTAAAAATTATTGCCAGATTGGATCAGTTATAACGATCCTCCTGTTTGTGGGGTGCGCGACAGCGCCTGTTCAAAAAACAGAAATTATTTGGCCGTTACCTCCCGACCCGCCACGGATCAAATTTGTTAAAACGATTGAATCGGCTAAAGAGGTGGAGAAGGAAAGTTTTGGAAAGTCGGTCATGCAATTCCTGGTCGGCAAAGATCCGACGGTCCATCTTCAAAAACCCTATGCGGTCCATGCAGACCGGAAGCAGAGAGTTTATGTGGCCGATTCAGCCTGGCGGAAAATTCTGGTTATGGATTACGCGAAGAAAGAGTTTATGTTCCTCGGGTTAGACGGGCCGGGGATTTTAAGCAGGCCGATGGGGGTCACCACCGATTTCACAGGAAATATTTATGTTTCCGATACGGTTGGAAAACGAGTCGTCGTTTATGATCCGAATGGAAAATACCTCCTGGCCATGGGTGGAAAAGAAATTTTTGAAGAACCGGTTGGCATTGCGGTAAATGACAAATTACGGCGGGTTTATGTTGTCGATACCCGGAAACATAACGTCGACATCTTTGATTTTGAAGGAAGGTTCCTCTCCGATTTTGGCGGGAGAGGCGTAAACGATGGTCAGTTTAATTTTCCGACCAACCTGGCCGTCGATCCGGATGGAAAAGTTTACGTCATGGATACCTTTAATTTTAGAGTCCAGATTTTTGATTCCGACGGCCGGTTTTTATCTAAATTTGGGAGTGTGGGCACAGGATTAGGCCAGTTTTCAAAACCGAAAGGAATTGGGGTAGACAGTGAAGGCCATATTTACGTCGTCGATGCGGCATTTAATAATGTTCAAATCTTTGATCAGGAGGGCCGCCTTCTCCTCTTTTTTGGCGATCTCGGAGCACGAGACGGCCAGATGTATCTGCCGGCGGGTCTCTGGATTGATGAGAATGATCAGATTTATGTAGCGGATCAATACAACAAACGAATTGATGTTTACCAATATTTAGGAGAGAGGTGGAAAACTCGGCAACAGACGCCTAAATAATCTCTGAATTTAGCTTATAAAATTACGGAAAGGATGAACCATGATGAGCGACTTGAGGTTTTTCAAAAGTTTTTTTATTTTAATTTTTGTTTTGTTTTCTGTTAATGGAGTTGATGCTTCTGAAGATATTGCTCATACCAAACATAATTTGGCGGCAAATCCTGATATTCTGGCATCATCTAATGGCACTATTAATTTAAATGGCGATATCTGTGTCTTCTGCCATACCCCCCATGGTGGGCGAACCGATGTGGCGGGTGGAGGAGCTCCCTTATGGAACAGAAGACTTCCTGTAGCAGGGGCTTATACGCCTTATACGAGTCCAAATTTCGATGCCGCCGGGTCTAATCCGGGACAGCCAAAAGGGGTCTCTCTGGCGTGTCTTTCCTGCCATGATGGTACAATTGCTTTTGATTCCCTGATCAATGCCCCAGGATCCGGAGGATTTTTTACTTCGAATAAAACCGCAACCGGGCCAGGAGGGAGTATCGGATTAAACTTTACCCTTAATGGGGGGGTGGACCCGACCAATAAAACTTTTAAATCCGGCAATCGAACAGATAGCACCATTGGAGGATTTGCCTTTTATGATTCGGCAGGTGTGAGCAATGGAAACGCGGGAGGAGCGGCTCCTTTTCCCAATCTAACCACCGATTTGTCGGATGACCATCCGGTCGGCATGGTGATCCCGGCCACCGATCCCCAATTTAATGAAATCCGAACCAATTTAACCAACATTGCCGTTCAGGGGACGGATGGTCATCTGGCGGGATCTAACAAAGTGTTTTGGATTACCCGTGATGCCGCAAGTTTGCAGACGGATAAACGGGACCGTTTAAGGGCTTATCCCTCCACTTTTCCCACAAATCCTGATGATGCCTATATTGAATGCGCTTCGTGTCATAATCCGCATGAAGCCAGCCGGCCGGGGGGGCAACCCGCGTCAACGGCCCCTATTAATGTGACAACCGTCAACAATTCCCGTTTCTTAAGAGCGCCCACGCCTTCTCAACCAGGGATCGACATGAATGATCGAAATGCAAGCAGTGCCTTATGTCTAAGCTGTCATCAAAAATAGTTATTTATTTTTTTCTGGGTTTCTTTTTTTGGCAGGCGGGTCTTTCGTTTTCGCGGGGGGATGAGAATAAAGATGAAAAAAAGGGGAATTCCACCGAACAAAACAGGGAAAAGGTCATCGCGGAGGTCAACGGGGTTCCGATTTTAGAAGTGACTTTAAAGCAGGAGATGCGGAACTCCTTAATTAACCTGGGGCATGGCGAACTTCCGCCTCAACGAATGGAAGAGATCAGGAGGGAGGTTTTGGACACCTTAATTGCCCGGGAGCTTGTCACGCAAAAGGCAAAAAAAGAGGGGGTCGATCCCAATGACCTGGTTAAAAAGGAAGTTTATGACAAGGCTCTGGTTCAGGAAGAGGAGATTAAAGCTTATTTCGAGAAGCATCAGGAAGAGTTTATGAAACCGGAAGGGGTCCGTCTCCGGCATCTTCTGGTGAGTGTCGACCCTTCAAGCTTTAACGAGGGGTGGAAGAGGGGATATGAGAAGGCGCTGGAACTTTCCGAGCGGGTAAAAAATGGGGAAGATTTTGAAAGTCTGGTTCAGAAATATTCCGACCCCGAGTCAAAATATTTTGGGGGAGATTTAAGAATTCAATATAAAGGGAAAATGGCGATGGCGGAATTTGACCAGGTGGCGTTTACCTTGAAAGAAAAAGAGGTGAGCGGTCCGATTCAAACCCTGTATGGATTTTCACTCATTCAGGTGGCGGAAAAGATACCGCCCGAACCTTTTCCATTTAGGGAAATCAATCAAGAGAAAATCAAGAAAAAGTTAGTTCAGGAAAAGGTAGATAAAAGAACAAGAGAATGGATAGGTGATTTAAAGAGTCCAGCCGTCATCAAAATTTATTAAAATTAGAAAATAGTACGTTCTGAAATTTGAAGATTCCAAGAGCCCATGACGCAATCGTATGGCCGACAATTTAAAAAAATAATTCCTTGGAGGTTTCTTTTCAGAATTTTCCTGGTGATCGTCGTAATGAAGTTAATGGAAAGAGAAGCCGCCTTTGCGGCAATGAATGGGGCATTATCAGGTTCCATCGAAGGGGCCTATTTATATTCGGATATTGATAGTAATGGGACCAAAAGCTCAACTCGTGGAATTGAACAGAGGTACAATTTGCGGTATTCCCAAAATTTAATAGACTCCCGGCTCGGTTATTTCTCCGGCGCGGTCGGGTGGGCAGACGATCAAACCACACAATCAGGACCCAAAGAGGAATCGCGCCGGTATACCCTGAAAGATTATAATTTAAATCTGTCGCTTTTTCCGCGGTTTTCTCCCTTGGCCCTTTTTGCCCAGAAATCGGAGCGGGAAAACCAGTTTGACTTGACCACACACGACACGATCACGACCTATGGATTTGCCTGGCTTTTTACCCCTATTTATCTGCCGCGCATAGCGGTTAATGGAACGCATACGACTTATACCAGTGATCGTTCCGGTCTTTTTCCGACCAGTGAAACCGATGTTTTATCGATCGATTCAGGCGGGAGGTGGCGGAGTTTTAATGTGAATGCCCGCTATCTTTATAATCAGAGCAAAGACGAAAATGGAGAGACCAACTGGGGGCATGGAATTAATCTTAATCTTA
This window harbors:
- a CDS encoding 6-bladed beta-propeller, with product MIKNYCQIGSVITILLFVGCATAPVQKTEIIWPLPPDPPRIKFVKTIESAKEVEKESFGKSVMQFLVGKDPTVHLQKPYAVHADRKQRVYVADSAWRKILVMDYAKKEFMFLGLDGPGILSRPMGVTTDFTGNIYVSDTVGKRVVVYDPNGKYLLAMGGKEIFEEPVGIAVNDKLRRVYVVDTRKHNVDIFDFEGRFLSDFGGRGVNDGQFNFPTNLAVDPDGKVYVMDTFNFRVQIFDSDGRFLSKFGSVGTGLGQFSKPKGIGVDSEGHIYVVDAAFNNVQIFDQEGRLLLFFGDLGARDGQMYLPAGLWIDENDQIYVADQYNKRIDVYQYLGERWKTRQQTPK
- a CDS encoding peptidylprolyl isomerase → MSKLSSKIVIYFFLGFFFWQAGLSFSRGDENKDEKKGNSTEQNREKVIAEVNGVPILEVTLKQEMRNSLINLGHGELPPQRMEEIRREVLDTLIARELVTQKAKKEGVDPNDLVKKEVYDKALVQEEEIKAYFEKHQEEFMKPEGVRLRHLLVSVDPSSFNEGWKRGYEKALELSERVKNGEDFESLVQKYSDPESKYFGGDLRIQYKGKMAMAEFDQVAFTLKEKEVSGPIQTLYGFSLIQVAEKIPPEPFPFREINQEKIKKKLVQEKVDKRTREWIGDLKSPAVIKIY